The following are from one region of the Myxocyprinus asiaticus isolate MX2 ecotype Aquarium Trade chromosome 2, UBuf_Myxa_2, whole genome shotgun sequence genome:
- the LOC127453009 gene encoding uncharacterized protein LOC127453009: protein MENYQHAVFSEAKNLSDNTLKQIKKYFHIKRKSGGGECEIQKVRDNVYKICFIEKEAQERILSQKDHAIILPGQEEISVSLSRDNVSESNKKPEASDQQTYASAKNMEKVFKLEHYLLHYLKECTKATSDLEHHLSLLASTFQIHIDSEEIVVVRDQAAQDICPLKKWDFAVEQVFEDLPNRYTIHFEVETDRLEILKENSFLFNENLRIYFEDKLRVAVVVGESEQVEKISKYVDALQAKQQVQKDCTISEKQYALVREQFEQTRKCSFPAIKMKQERPGIDFDLIKDLTLKGPEKEVNAGEKELLNLASGIKEKSISLHHALMTFFSSSDGVQHFQNRFKQSLRSPVMLETAGTELLLLSLSDGALQEAAAAMQRDLCFETVTLELTNKQSSEFNTLKEALSEAVQQANHGGVKVELSYQHRSISDPSIDAQLVGFTTEVCRLKNILLQTKP, encoded by the exons GAAATCCAAAAAGTCAGAGACAATGTCTACAAGATATGTTTTATTGAGAAAGAAG CCCAGGAAAGAATACTAAGCCAAAAAGATCACGCCATCATTCTACCTGGACAAGAGGAAATTTCTGTTTCGTTAAGCCGTGATAATGTATCTGAGAGCAACAAAAAACCGGAAGCATCTGATCAACAG aCATATGCAAGTGCTAAAAATATGGAGAAGGTTTTTAAACTTGAGCATTATCTTCTACATTACCTCAAAGAGTGCACAAAGGCAACTTCAGACTTGGAGCATCATCTCTCTTTGCTCGCCAGCACCTTCCAGATCCACATTGACTCTGAAGAGATAGTGGTAGTAAGGGACCAGGCAGCTCAAGACATCTGTCCCCTAAAGAAATGGGATTTTGCCGTGGAGCAAGTGTTTGAGGATCTCCCGAACCGATATACCATCCACTTTGAGGTTGAAACAGACCGATTggaaattttaaaagaaaactcTTTCCTCTTCAATGAGAACCTAAGAATCTATTTTGAAGACAAACTACGTGTAGCTGTTGTGGTTGGAGAGAGTGAACAAGTGGAAAAGATTTCAAAATATGTAGATGCCTTGCAGGCGAAACAGCAGGTTCAAAAAGACTGCACCATATCTGAGAAACAATATGCCCTTGTGAGAGAACAGTTTGAACAGACCAGAAAGTGTAGTTTCCCTGCCATCAAAATGAAACAAGAAAGACCAGGCATTGACTTTGACCTCATCAAAGACCTGACTTTGAAGGGTCCAGAGAAAGAGGTCAACGCAGGAGAAAAGGAGCTTTTAAACTTAGCAAGTGGAATTAAAGAAAAGAGTATATCACTGCATCATGCACTAATGACCTTCTTTTCATCAAGTGATGGAGTACAGCACTTCCAAAACCGATTCAAGCAGAGCCTCCGCAGCCCAGTTATGCTTGAAACCGCAGGTACAGAACTTCTTCTGTTGAGTTTATCAGATGGAGCGCTACAGGAGGCGGCTGCGGCCATGCAGAGAGACCTGTGTTTTGAGACTGTAACTCTGGAGCTGACTAACAAGCAGTCATCTGAATTTAATACACTGAAGGAGGCCTTGAGTGAAGCCGTCCAGCAAGCCAATCATGGAGGGGTTAAAGTGGAGCTTAGCTACCAGCATAGATCAATATCTGACCCCAGTATCGACGCTCAACTAGTGGGCTTTACAACTGAAGTTTGTAGGCTGAAGAACATCTTGTTACAAACGAAACCATGA